TGACTATCACAGAAATATCGGCGTCACTATGAGATTTTGCCTGCCCACTCACCGGCCGGGTAACAATAATGCTACAAGTgaacaaagagaagaaaagagagaaatagCACTGAACACACATGCTAGTTCGAATATCAAAGGGCAGATAAAAACACAATACAATAAAAATGGAACTTCATGAGTTTACCAAAACAAACTAGGCGCACACAGTGTTTGGATCATTTTATCATATCCAGATCAAACTAACCCGCTGGTCTTAAAAAAACACTGATTTGTATTTGTATCGCCCGCAACAGCCATATGCACACTGATAGACAAACCTGAAAATTTTATATCGGTAAAACCAGCAGCTAGCTGACTGGGCCGGTCGCACTCGGCCTTCTCGGTCAGGCTAGGAGCCCACGATCGCTTGCAGGCCAGTAGCACTACAGCCTGGCAGCAAAGCCAGCTCGCGGCAAGGCTGCTGGCGTGGCTGGCCACATACAAGCATGCAACGGACAGAAAGAAAACCGACTGACGAAGCAAAACAAAAATTACTCGAGTGTTCGTTAGGAATTCCGCTTATAGGTCTGCAGGAGCAACAAAATTCAAGTACGTTCAAAGTTGTGATTCGATCTTATAGGTCCGAAGAGCTCTGCTGGGCTGCGGGGCCAAGCCCTTTAATAGTTGTGTTCAGCCTCTCTTGTGGGTGGTGTTGTGCCGTTCAGTTTCCgaacttttttattttaatatttttaaattccACTTTTAGCAAAAAAATAAATGCTTATTTAAAAGCTGGGCCTGGACATGTTTGAAAGCTGGGCCTTTTGGGATTTTATTTTCAAAGCGAGGCAATTTACCTCCGAAGGTTAGCTAGTGTTGTTTTACAGGACAGAAACCCGGTTAACAGCTTTGGGTAATCCCTTGTCATCCTAGCGGCTCAATTATCAGGCCTGTTTGGAGAGTAGAATATTTTCATACTCATGTGACCATTTCTCAAGAAATTTCTGCATTACAAACAGGCTCTCACATTTCTTTTGTCTGAACTCTCTAGACACTTGCTCTTTCCCTGACATCCAGACCATTAATTGTAATAAGTTTGTAAAAGCAAACCGAAAAGAATTCAGGAGGAGAATCTGCATCATTGATTGGGTCACTAGTTAAAGCTGATGAACCGCACATCCCCCGCCCTCTGTCCTGCGGTGCAGTCTTCAGGCTGTAGCTAACTTGGTGCTAAGAATTCAGCAAGCACAGACATGGTGATGTGCGAAGCTGTTCCTTTGTGAATGTGACGAGTTGGTGCTGCACTTTTTGGAACATCTCTGGGGGATCGGATAATGTTTCTTCTATGGTTCGTCTGAGAATAATCCAACATGCGAATCAGCCGCTACAGTTGGATTATTCTTTCGCCAATCCTACGGCGTCTTATCAGTTGGCTACGCTGCAGAAAGATGACAGTTTCAGACAAGAAATTAGCATTCACGACGGCAGCAGAGAAGACGATAGAAATATATGACATGCATCACGGCCATGTTCTTTCAACCAGACCGGAGAGATCACAGGCAGATGGGAACCAGAAATGAAATACGACAAGCATGGGGTCAATGTGGAGAAATGCTGCTCTGCTCTCTGCATATTGCAAATGACACTCTGAAACTTTGCTCTAAGACCAGGTTATGGACAACCCATCAGTACAAATCCAAGGTGAAAACTCTGTTTGGGGAGAAAAGATCACACATGGGGATTTCTCTGCGGGAAAAAAAGGAGTGCGGGCGTAGCCAGTGTACCAAGTACCACTGGTACAGAACGGGCCTTCAGTCCCGGGCCACAACTCCAACTAATCCCGGTTTTCGAATCGGGATTAGGAGTCCGGGACTAAAGGTCCCGGGTCCAATAACTGAGACTAAAGGGTATGTGCAAGGTTAAAAAATATTCTGTGCAACCTAGGATTCGAATCCGAGACGTCTCACCTCGTGCGTAGCTTTTTTACGACCTCACTTACACAACACATGTGACTCAACTGTTTTAGTACTGGTTGGTGTTCTcaatcggtactaaatggctcccCGGAGCACTGTTCCTTTAGATCGGTACTAATTGCATGCATTAGTCGGTACTAACGCCAGCGACGAATGCTCCATTTTCCGGCAGTGTCAGTCAGTCCAGTTTACCCCCTAACAAGATTTGTTATTCTTATTTCTCCAGATATAATAAGTTGAGTTTTAATTTTAAACTTTGTGAGGTGATAAAAGACAGTACAAAGCATGCACAGTACAGTGGAAAAAAACCTCGTACCAAtagaaattaaaaaaagaacaaattttGTTAAGAAGTAAATTGGATCAACTGAAATAGTTAGAAAAGTAAATTGAATCAGACGTTGGTGGAGAATACTTTTAAATTTTTTCCTTCTGATGATGAGATAAAAAGGAAGGGCAAAAAAAGTTTTTCCTTCGGTGTCAGCTCCGACTCCGAGCAACCAGCAGCCCAGCAGGCCCAGAGACAGCTGGCGTGGTGGGTGCGTGAGGACTGCCTGTGGAGCAGGTGGTCTCTGGCCAATGGCCGTGCCGGCCGCGGCTTTCGCGTCGTTGACTCCCACCCGAATACCAATTGGCAATTGCAGAGGAAAATGAgaccggccggcggcagcagaGGAGAGCGAGCCGAGGACGAAGAAGCTTCCGAGAAACCTCCCTAGCTCCCCTGCTGAGCTTGAGACTGAGACTGAGAGTGACAAAGAGCCATCCATGTCCACGGCTTAGCTTAGCTTAGCTAGCCACCCCACCCAACTCATCCTATGATCCTAAGCTAATAAGATCCAGCAGCGAAGAGAAGAAGGGACCGCTGGCGATCGAGATGGCGCCGCCGACAGTACCGCCACCCCGCGGCGACCGGCACGCGGCGTCAGAGTCGGCTTCCGTGCAGGCGATGTCGTCCCTGTTCTGGGGCGACCGCGCGGTGGTGCTGTTCCCGGGCTggcccggcgcgcgcggcctcgGGTCATACCTCCTCTGCCTCCTCTTCGtgctcgccctcgccgcgctcgccgaggCGCTCCACGCGGTGTCCGCCTAcgtcgcccaccgccgccgcggcagcgccCTTGCCCCCGCGGTGCTGCTGACGGCGGTCCACGCGGCGCGGATGGGCGCGGCCTACCTGCTGATGCTGGCCGTCATGTCGTTCAACGGCGGCGTGCTCCTGGCCGCCGTGGCCGGCCACGCGCTCGGCTTCCTCCTCACCCGTAGCTGGGCCACCAGGGCGTCGGCGGAGCTGGAGCCTGGACATGGAGCcggggccggcggtggcgcccgtggccgtggccgcgaCCTCGGCCCTCCCGGGGATGACGCCGCCAAGGCCTAGATTACGGTGCAAATCAATAAGAAATGTCTTTTTCTTTGGTAGATAATAATGAATCCATGTCCTTTTCCTCTGTGTGTGAtatatttgaagaaaaaaataaaaacttgAGGTCGGAATTTTGTCTTAATATTGGAGAATCTgtatggagatgatgatgatgatattttttttcttctacgcTTCCGACGAAAAGTGAGGAGGTAGGAAGGGAGGATGGTCAAGCAGATCGGCTAGTTTAGTTGAAGTGATATAATATAAAGGGGAGGACACCGTGCTCCTTTCTTCCCGGCACTGTGATGCTTGGTAAGCACAAATCCCGGCTGATACGGCTGTGACTTATTTTACATATATATTTTGGACATGCTTGTAGCTACTGATTCACAATCCTTTCTATATCACACAACCTTTGGTGGTGTGCCCCCACTGGTCCATGAATTGAATCTTATCTATAGATGAGTAGTGTCATGGTACTCTCTGCTGGTAAGAGTGAAACTTAGAAGCCTTTGCTGCACTGCAGAGTTCAGAATCGCGACCGACTGCAAATGCGGCTGTCCTGATGAAATCATGAAACCACTGCCGTTTACCAGCCCTCCGATGTTGGCAGGCGCCATGGATTCAGAGTGGACCAAATCTGCACACAGAAAAGTGCAGCATGAGCTGACACCGATGATGGTGGCTCCACAGCTCCGAAGATTGCATTGCATCGTTCCTCCTCGAGAGGGAACACGAGCGGTGGCCATGGGCACAGAATCGGCACCTACCCGAGCTCTGCGACGGAGACAGAGaacatggggggggggggggggggggggcggcgtgGAAGACCAAGCGAAGGCGAGCCGATAGCcatgacggcgacggcgcgagcGCGTGGTGGCATCGCTGGCTCCGCACGCGGCACGACTGGAATCGCCCTCCGCGACTCTTCAGCACCCCGTCCCCGAGGCCTTCTTCAATCTGTAGCTCCTATTAAAATAGCTCAAGCTGCGATTTTTTATGAAGTTGAAGCTGAAgctatttaaaaaaaacatttggTAAAATAGCATCAATCGTTTATGATCACCGTAGCCGCAGAGGCTATAATTTTTTGCTTCAGTCGTGTAGGAAAAGCCATTTTACGGCTTATTGATGGCCCCTATAATGAAACCATTTTGAAAATTGCACTTTGACAATGGTGAAACCGGTGAGGAAGCTATGCCAAACAGACTCTTAGAACGTTACTTCTTGCTTCTTTGTAGTTGTTACCTCTTGATGTATTTGCTGAACTTTAATTGCAAGTGCAACGTGAGCTATTAGATATTAAATTTGCTGTAAAATTACTTACCTAATTATATTTGGTGCAAAGAAGAGGGGgattatttttttttttgcaaagttAGCCCCCCTGCCTTCGAGCAGCTCCCGGTTCGCCGATTCAAGGCGGTGACCGTCCTCGACGACGAGCTCATGAAGTAGGGGGTGCTGCGTGGTGGGAGGGATCCGGTACCGAGAGTTGGAGGGGAGAGCACCTGCATTTGCTAGCGACGAAGCCGcgggtgccggtgccggtgccggaaGCGACGGGGAAGAAAGGAGAAGTTGCACAAGGGGGACTATTATGCAAATAATAGGAGCTTTATATAATATAAAATATCGGATTGTGATTATTAATCGCGATTCAAATTAGAAGTTTAACTGACATATGATATTTACAGTTAGGGGTTTTGTGTAAATATTAATCGCGATAAAAAATGGGGAGCTTTATGAAAATTTTCCTCGTTTCAGGGGGTTCCTGGAAAAGAAGCGAACCTGAAGCGCCGACCTCACCTTGGCGACcacggcggctcgccggctctGGCAATCCATCCACGGGAAGGCTTGGAGCCCACACGAATCTGATCTCGGACGGAGCACCCACTCCATGTCCAACCTCCGCTTGCCGGCCTGAGATTTCCTTCCGCCATCCCGGAACCCCGGCAACTAACCGAGAAGACGAAGGCAGGaaatggcgccggcgccggcggccatggatgTCTCGGCGCCGCTGTGCCGCGCAGCTACAAATAGCAGGGAGGATCAATATTGGTATAATCAGAGCTTTGTTTCGCTAGCTGCAACAATTCTTTCACCAATCCTACATTCCTACGGCGTCTTATCAGTTAGCTACGCTGCAGAAAGAGTTTCAGACAAGGAATTAACATTCGTGAGACAAACAGCAAGCGGCAGAGAAGACGATGGAAATCTACGACATGCATCACGGCCATCTATCTTTTCTTGCAACCGGACAGAAGAGATCACAGGCAGATGGAAACCAAAAATGAATACGGCAAGGATGGGGTCAATGTGGAGAAATGCTGCTCTGCTCTCTGCACATTGCAAGTGACTCTGAAACTTGCTCAAAATTCAGGTTATGGGCAACCCATCACTACAAATCCAAGGTGAAAACTCACATAGTTTCTCAAACATGCACTAAAATGGGGTTCTTGACTTCTTGTGCCACCCTTTCACTACAATTCAATCTAAGTGAACTGCTGATTTCCCTTTCACCACTTTACAGATCACTGGGGTTGGAACTTTGAACGGGGAGATGAGCTGAATTTCTGGTCTACCTGCTTCATCATCAAGACAAAAAGGACATTGACTAGTAGGACGCATGTTGCAGTGGTGTAGGCGAGCATTTGAACTTAGACGTTGTCTATGGAGTAACCAAAGGAAGAATTTACATTTCTGAGGAGCCATGTTTTGCCAAATCGCAGAGGcaaaactatttttttttttgaatggtgAGGCAAAATTATCATTACTGACTGTATCAAAAGCCAAGTAATAATGTTCTCCAGTAGATGGAATTATTGCAAATTTGCAACAAGAAAACTAGACGACCTAGAATATGCAATCAGTTATGCACGTGCACACCCCACCAGACAAGCACACCACTCAAATCGTACCTCCAGATTAAATCACCTGACAAAGCCTCAAAAAAATACCAGGCCTGTTCGGAGAGTAGAAAACTTTCATACTCATGGGACCATTTCTCATGAAATTTCTGCAGTACAAACAGGCTCTCACGTTTCTTTTGTCTGAACTCTCAAGATACTTGATCTTTCCCTGCATCCCAGTTCATAAAAATTGTATGTTTGTGAAACCAAACCGCAATATACAGATTTTTCAGATTCCAAGAAGGATTTAGGAGGAGCATTTGCATCGCTGATTTGGTGGTCACAAGCTAGAATTGCTT
The nucleotide sequence above comes from Panicum virgatum strain AP13 chromosome 3K, P.virgatum_v5, whole genome shotgun sequence. Encoded proteins:
- the LOC120700049 gene encoding copper transporter 6-like, with translation MAPPTVPPPRGDRHAASESASVQAMSSLFWGDRAVVLFPGWPGARGLGSYLLCLLFVLALAALAEALHAVSAYVAHRRRGSALAPAVLLTAVHAARMGAAYLLMLAVMSFNGGVLLAAVAGHALGFLLTRSWATRASAELEPGHGAGAGGGARGRGRDLGPPGDDAAKA